The following proteins are co-located in the Urocitellus parryii isolate mUroPar1 chromosome 15, mUroPar1.hap1, whole genome shotgun sequence genome:
- the Zbtb45 gene encoding zinc finger and BTB domain-containing protein 45 yields MAAAEAVHHIHLQNFSRSLLETLNGQRLGGHFCDVTVRIREASLRAHRCVLAAGSPFFQDKLLLGHSEIRVPPVVPAQTVRQLVEFLYSGSLVVAQGEALQVLTAASVLRIQTVIDECTQIIARARAPGTPAPAPLPAPVPPPLAPAQLRHRLRHLLAARPLGHPGVAHSRKQRQPARLQLPALPAKIEGPDADPVLPVPEDRGEDEEDTDGESDGEDGEGGGPGEGQAPPSFPDCATGFLTAAADSAREDPPASAGLTDYGSAGRDFLRGAVVAEDVFPESYVSAWHEEGGTATEGCPAETPAPPDCSLAGPRVPGVKTSGMPVALFPFHLGTPGPPQPTPPAPSGPAPAPTSTFYPALQPEAAPSTQLGEALAPPVAPASAPSGPPVRVPGAEQPAYECSHCRKTFSSRKNYTKHMFIHSGEKPHQCAVCWRSFSLRDYLLKHMVTHTGVRAFQCAVCAKRFTQKSSLNVHMRTHRPERAPCPACGKVFSHRALLERHLAAHPAT; encoded by the exons ATGGCGGCTGCGGAGGCAGTGCACCACATCCACCTGCAGAACTTTTCTCGATCACTGCTTGAGACCCTCAATGGACAGAGGCTTGGTGGGCACTTCTGTGATGTAACTGTGCGCATCCGTGAGGCTTCCTTGCGAGCACACCGCTGCGTGCTGGCTGCAGGCTCCCCCTTCTTTCAGGACAAGCTGCTGCTTGGCCACTCGGAGATCCGCGTACCACCAGTGGTGCCTGCACAGACTGTGCGCCAGCTGGTTGAGTTCCTCTATAGCGGCTCCCTTGTGGTGGCACAGGGTGAGGCTCTGCAGGTGCTCACAGCTGCGTCAGTGCTTCGCATCCAGACAGTGATAGATGAGTGCACACAGATTATCGCCCGTGCTCGTGCCCCAGGAACCCCTGCACCAGCCCCCCTGCCAGCACCGGTGCCCCCACCGCTGGCACCTGCACAGCTGCGCCACCGCCTGCGTCACTTGTTGGCTGCACGACCCCTGGGGCACCCTGGTGTAGCACATAGCCGCAAGCAACGCCAGCCTGCACGTCTTCAGCTGCCTGCACTCCCAGCCAAGATAGAGGGTCCTGATGCAGACCCAGTACTTCCAGTCCCTGAGGATAGAGGTGAGGATGAGGAGGACACCGATGGCGAAAGCGACGGCGAGGATGGTGAAGGTGGTGGCCCAGGTGAGGGCCAGGCGCCCCCTTCTTTCCCTGACTGTGCAACTGGCTTCCTCACTGCTGCTGCGGACAGCGCTCGAGAGGACCCACCTGCCTCTGCGGGCCTCACTGACTATGGCAGTGCAGGCAGAGATTTCCTTCGCGGGGCTGTGGTGGCCGAGGACGTGTTTCCAGAAAGCTATGTATCTGCTTGGCACGAGGAGGGTGGCACTGCCACAGAAGGCTGTCCTGCTGAGACCCCTGCCCCACCTGACTGCTCCCTGGCAGGACCCCGGGTGCCTGGCGTGAAAACCTCAGGAATGCCTGTAGCACTTTTCCCCTTTCACCTGGGCACGCCGGGGCCACCCCAGCCAACCCCTCCTGCACCATCAGGGCCAGCTCCGGCACCCACATCCACCTTCTACCCTGCACTCCAGCCTGAGGCCGCCCCCAGCACTCAGCTTGGGGAAGCCCTGGCCCCGCCTGTGGCACCTGCCAGTGCCCCTTCAGGTCCCCCTGTCCGTGTTCCCGGAGCAGAGCAGCCTGCCTACGAGTGTAGTCACTGCCGTAAGACGTTCAGCTCTCGGAAAAACTACACCAAGCACATGTTCATCCATTCTG GTGAGAAGCCACACCAGTGCGCAGTGTGCTGGCGATCCTTCTCGCTGCGCGACTACCTGCTCAAGCATATGGTCACACACACTGGCGTGCGCGCCTTCCAGTGTGCAGTTTGCGCCAAGCGCTTCACACAGAAGAGCTCCCTCAACGTGCACATGCGCACACACCGGCCGGAGCGCGCTCCCTGCCCCGCCTGTGGCAAGGTCTTCTCGCACAGAGCGCTGCTGGAGCGCCATCTGGCTGCGCACCCTGCGACCTGA
- the Slc27a5 gene encoding long-chain fatty acid transport protein 5, translating to MGIRQWLAFLLFLLLLLWGLEQPIWLPAVALTLRWLLGDPTCFLLLGLVVLAQPWIGSWMSHWLSLVAVLLTLILSPARPPPGLRWLPADMAYLAKILYLGWNIRTQLRRQPPDTFVDAFERQARAQPGRVSLVWTGHRACSVTIGELDAQACQAAWALKNELGNPTGLGVRKPAALLVLTSQAIPALTVWLGLAKLGCPVAWINPHVRGTPLVHSVLSSGAQLLVVDTDLKENLEEVLPELQAENIRCFYLSHVSPTPGVGALGAALEAAPSDPVPADLRAEVTWQSPALFIYTSGTTGLPKPAILSHERVLQMTKMLPFCGATADDVVYTVLPLYHVMGLVVGILSCLELGATCVLAPKFSASRFWNDCRQHGVTVILYVGEILRYLCNVPQRPEDQTHTVRLAMGNGLRADVWETFQQRFGPIRIWEFYGSTEGNMGFVNYPGHCGAVGKTNCLLRVLSPFELVQFDTEAAEPVRDKQGFCIPVEPGEAGLLLTRVLGRHPFLGYRGPREQSKRKLVTDVRRRGDLYYNTGDVLALDGAGFLYFRDRLGDTFRWKGENVSTREVEGVLSQVDFLQEVNVYGVCVPGCEGKVGMAAVQLAPGQTFDGQKLYQHVRAWLPAYAVPHFIRIQEVLEITSTFKLVKPRLVREGFDVSVIVDPVFILDHRVQAFRPLTADIHQAVCEGTWKL from the exons ATGGGTATCAGGCAGTGGCTGGCCTTTCTGCTGTTCTTGCTGCTACTGCTGTGGGGTCTGGAGCAGCCCATATGGCTACCTGCTGTGGCACTGACCCTGCGATGGCTCCTGGGAGACCCTACATGCTTCTTGCTGCTTGGCCTGGTGGTATTGGCACAGCCCTGGATCGGCTCCTGGATGTCCCACTGGCTGAGCCTGGTGGCTGTGCTTCTGACACTGATTCTATCACCTGCACGGCCCCCCCCAGGGCTACGCTGGCTGCCTGCAGATATGGCCTACTTGGCCAAGATCCTCTACCTAGGATGGAACATCAGGACACAGTTGAGGCGACAGCCTCCCGACACCTTTGTGGATGCCTTCGAGCGACAAGCAAGAGCACAACCTGGTCGGGTGTCCTTGGTGTGGACAGGGCACAGGGCCTGCTCGGTCACCATTGGTGAGCTAGATGCCCAGGCCTGCCAGGCAGCATGGGCCCTGAAGAATGAGCTGGGCAACCCCACAGGCCTGGGTGTCAGGAAGCCAGCTGCCCTCCTGGTACTGACTTCCCAGGCCATTCCTGCTCTGACCGTGTGGCTGGGGCTGGCCAAATTGGGCTGCCCAGTGGCTTGGATCAACCCACATGTCCGGGGGACACCCCTGGTGCACTCTGTGCTGAGCTCTGGGGCACAGCTGCTGGTGGTGGACACAG ATCTCAAGGAGAACCTGGAAGAAGTCCTTCCTGAGCTGCAGGCTGAGAACATCCGCTGCTTCTACCTCAGTCACGTCTCCCCTACACCAGGTGTGGGGGCTCTGGGGGCTGCCCTGGAGGCTGCTCCTTCTGACCCCGTGCCTGCTGACCTGCGTGCTGAGGTCACATGGCAAAGCCCTGCCCTGTTCATCTACACCTCAGGGACCACCG GGCTCCCAAAGCCAGCCATCCTCTCACATGAGCGTGTACTACAGATGACCAAGATGCTGCCCTTTTGTGGGGCCACAGCTGATGACGTGGTCTACACTGTCCTGCCTTTGTACCATGTGATGGGGCTTGTTGTTGGGATCCTCAGCTGCTTAGAGCTTG gAGCCACCTGTGTCCTGGCCCCCAAATTTTCTGCCTCCCGCTTCTGGAATGATTGCCGGCAGCATGGTGTGACAGTGATCCTGTATGTAGGCGAGATCCTGCGGTACCTGTGTAATGTGCCCCAG CGACCAGAGGACCAAACACATACAGTCCGTCTTGCAATGGGCAATGGACTACGGGCAGATGTGTGGGAAACCTTCCAGCAGCGTTTCGGTCCCATTCGGATTTGGGAATTCTATGGCTCCACGGAGGGCAACATGGGCTTTGTGAACTATCCGGGGCACTGTGGGGCTGTGGGCAAGACAAACTGCCTCCTTCGA GTCCTGTCTCCCTTTGAGCTTGTGCAGTTTGACACAGAGGCAGCGGAACCTGTGAGGGACAAGCAGGGCTTCTGCATCCCTGTGGAGCCAG gggaGGCCGGTCTCTTGTTGACGCGGGTCCTAGGCCGCCACCCTTTTCTGGGCTACCGCGGGCCCCGAGAGCAGTCGAAGCGGAAACTGGTGACGGACGTGCGGCGCCGGGGCGACCTCTACTACAACACCGGGGACGTCCTGGCCCTGGACGGCGCAGGCTTCCTCTACTTCCGGGACCGCCTGGGAGACACCTTCCG ATGGAAGGGTGAGAACGTTTCCACCAGGGAAGTGGAGGGCGTGCTGTCGCAGGTGGACTTCCTGCAGGAGGTGAATGTCTACGGCGTGTGTGTGCCAG GGTGCGAGGGGAAGGTGGGCATGGCTGCCGTGCAGCTGGCTCCGGGCCAGACTTTCGATGGGCAGAAGCTGTATCAGCATGTCCGTGCTTGGCTCCCGGCGTATGCCGTCCCGCATTTCATCCGTATCCAG